One Oryzomonas sagensis DNA segment encodes these proteins:
- a CDS encoding cupin domain-containing protein translates to MKTTAVLFLSLLLVIAAGVVTGRASAAEASKPSQSISPAGSQPSVKGPAAYFTGQVRVAPLFPAHDAAPYSGGQVTFEPGARSAWHTHPTGQHLLVTAGVGRTQEWGGPIVEIKAGDVIWCPPGVKHWHGAAPATAMTHIAITGTVNGKNVEWLEKVTDEQYNGKQGRTHE, encoded by the coding sequence ATGAAGACCACAGCAGTGCTTTTTTTGTCGCTTTTACTTGTCATTGCGGCGGGTGTTGTTACGGGCCGGGCATCGGCCGCCGAAGCAAGCAAGCCGTCGCAGAGCATATCCCCGGCCGGTTCACAGCCTTCCGTCAAAGGACCTGCCGCATATTTTACCGGTCAGGTCCGTGTTGCCCCCCTCTTCCCGGCACATGATGCGGCGCCCTATTCAGGTGGCCAGGTCACCTTCGAGCCGGGGGCCAGGTCCGCATGGCATACTCACCCGACAGGGCAGCATCTGCTCGTTACCGCCGGTGTCGGCCGGACCCAGGAATGGGGCGGCCCGATCGTTGAAATCAAGGCGGGAGACGTGATCTGGTGCCCGCCAGGGGTAAAGCACTGGCACGGGGCCGCACCCGCTACCGCAATGACCCATATCGCCATCACGGGTACCGTCAACGGCAAGAACGTCGAATGGCTGGAAAAGGTCACCGACGAGCAATACAACGGCAAACAGGGACGTACCCATGAATAG
- a CDS encoding carboxymuconolactone decarboxylase family protein, translating into MDKNLALNAKQQGIVTIAAFTATGDLERLKPALHEGLDAGLTVNEIKEILVQLYAYTGFPRSLNALNAFMGVMEERGRKGIRDKAGEEARPFPATKSSMELGTEIQTRLAGKPVTGAIYTFAPAIDRFLKGHLFGDIFGRDNLDFQNRELATISALANMKGVDPQLQAHFAIGFNTGLTEAQMRGLITVFTVRVGEKEAENANDLLGKALSSRAKERSLK; encoded by the coding sequence ATGGACAAGAATCTGGCTCTGAACGCCAAACAGCAAGGTATCGTCACCATTGCGGCCTTTACCGCCACCGGTGATCTGGAGCGGCTGAAGCCGGCATTGCATGAAGGCCTGGATGCCGGTCTGACCGTGAATGAAATCAAGGAGATCCTGGTGCAGTTGTATGCCTATACGGGGTTCCCGCGCAGCCTGAACGCGCTCAACGCCTTCATGGGCGTTATGGAAGAGCGGGGCCGGAAGGGGATCAGGGACAAGGCCGGCGAGGAGGCACGCCCCTTTCCCGCCACTAAAAGCAGCATGGAGCTTGGCACGGAAATCCAGACACGCCTGGCAGGAAAGCCGGTCACCGGGGCGATCTATACCTTTGCTCCCGCCATCGACCGGTTTTTGAAAGGACACCTGTTCGGAGATATCTTTGGGCGCGACAATCTGGACTTCCAGAACAGGGAGCTTGCCACTATTTCGGCTCTGGCCAACATGAAAGGCGTCGATCCCCAGCTGCAGGCCCATTTTGCCATCGGGTTCAACACCGGGCTCACAGAGGCTCAGATGAGGGGCCTGATAACCGTTTTCACGGTCAGGGTCGGTGAGAAAGAAGCCGAAAATGCCAATGACCTTTTGGGGAAGGCTCTCAGCAGCAGGGCAAAAGAGCGATCACTGAAATAA
- a CDS encoding methylated-DNA--[protein]-cysteine S-methyltransferase: protein MKRYCTILTPLGEMIAAVEQEHLCGLWFVGQKHAPEHFREWLPDPDHQVFTALRGQLDAYFAGRLRRFDLPVAPRGTPFQMATWALLRAIPPGTVTTYGALARQLAPEREGRMTSARAVGGAVGRNPISIVIPCHRVVGANGSLTGYAGGLERKVALLTLENVANLKISI from the coding sequence ATGAAACGGTATTGCACCATCCTGACGCCTCTGGGAGAAATGATCGCAGCGGTGGAGCAGGAACACCTCTGCGGACTCTGGTTTGTCGGTCAGAAACATGCCCCGGAACATTTCCGCGAGTGGCTGCCAGACCCGGATCATCAGGTTTTCACGGCGCTACGGGGGCAACTGGACGCCTATTTTGCCGGTCGACTGCGCCGGTTCGATCTGCCGGTCGCCCCTCGGGGAACGCCGTTTCAAATGGCGACATGGGCGTTGTTGCGTGCCATCCCCCCGGGGACGGTCACCACATACGGCGCCCTGGCCCGGCAACTGGCCCCGGAGCGCGAAGGGCGCATGACCTCTGCCCGGGCGGTGGGCGGTGCCGTGGGGCGCAATCCGATCAGCATCGTCATCCCCTGCCACCGCGTCGTGGGGGCGAATGGCTCCCTGACCGGTTATGCCGGCGGCCTGGAGCGCAAGGTCGCCCTGCTGACCCTGGAGAACGTTGCAAACTTGAAGATTTCAATCTAG
- a CDS encoding ABC transporter ATP-binding protein, producing MLVPYLGALCRRYAGGALFLLLTNGFALLIPWFMKLAVEGLQHPAAVRLSPAACAAVIVALALAHCITRIFSRTLILNAARIIEFRIRDDLFRRLMLLDLQYFSRSRTGDILSRFSNDLTNVRMLTGFGAMSAVNTVILYLAAVTLMVRIQPWLTLWAILPFPLMVLVVRRISQSMFLRSLAAQEELARLSSMAEESVSAVRLIKSYCREDHFLGLFEAMSGSYLHHNLRLARLRGLVLPVMAAATGAGTLVVVFLGGRLVIAGAMTLGDFVAFSGYLTMLVWPTAVLGWILTLAQRGAASMARLAVILTAEPSVGDAADAEPLEEVRQGIEFRELTFGYGNETVLERISLHIAPGEKVGITGEVGSGKSTLLRLLLRLVPVGDGMLFLDGRDINRIALNSLRRLIGYVPQEAFLFSRNIRENIAYGLAAGAEGAIIADAARQAGFLEDVGNFHDGLDTMVGEKGVMLSGGQKQRLSIARALATDPRILVLDDPLSAVDAGHEEEILAQLGVFYRNRTVVIVSHRLSAFRDCDRVVVLKNGGIAEQGRPADLLAQGGLYAQMYRSQRLQEELL from the coding sequence TTGTTAGTTCCATACCTGGGAGCGCTCTGCCGCCGTTATGCCGGCGGTGCTCTCTTTCTCCTGCTGACCAACGGCTTTGCCCTGCTGATCCCCTGGTTCATGAAGCTGGCCGTGGAGGGATTGCAGCATCCGGCCGCCGTACGCCTCTCCCCTGCCGCCTGCGCCGCGGTGATCGTTGCCTTGGCTTTGGCGCACTGCATCACCCGCATCTTTTCCCGCACCCTGATCCTCAACGCGGCCCGCATCATTGAGTTCCGTATCCGTGACGATCTTTTTCGCCGCCTGATGCTCCTCGATCTGCAGTATTTTTCCCGCAGCAGGACCGGCGACATTCTCTCCCGATTCTCCAACGACCTGACCAACGTCCGCATGCTGACCGGATTCGGGGCCATGAGCGCCGTAAACACCGTAATCCTTTATCTGGCGGCGGTGACGCTGATGGTGCGCATCCAGCCCTGGCTGACCCTGTGGGCCATACTGCCCTTTCCCCTGATGGTGCTGGTGGTCAGGCGGATCAGCCAGAGCATGTTCCTGCGCTCCCTGGCGGCCCAGGAGGAGTTGGCCCGCCTGTCGAGCATGGCCGAGGAGTCCGTCTCGGCGGTACGTCTGATCAAATCCTATTGCCGCGAAGATCATTTTCTGGGCCTTTTTGAAGCCATGTCCGGCAGCTATCTGCACCACAACCTGCGCCTGGCCCGGCTGCGCGGACTCGTCTTGCCGGTAATGGCTGCCGCCACCGGGGCCGGCACGCTGGTGGTGGTCTTTCTGGGGGGGCGCCTGGTCATTGCCGGGGCCATGACCTTGGGGGATTTTGTCGCCTTCAGCGGCTATCTGACCATGTTGGTTTGGCCGACGGCGGTGCTGGGGTGGATACTGACCCTGGCCCAGCGCGGCGCGGCCTCAATGGCGCGTCTGGCCGTGATTCTGACGGCCGAGCCGTCGGTTGGGGATGCGGCCGACGCGGAACCCCTTGAGGAGGTGCGGCAGGGGATCGAGTTTCGCGAACTGACCTTCGGCTACGGGAATGAGACCGTGCTGGAGCGGATTTCCCTCCATATTGCGCCGGGTGAAAAGGTGGGGATCACCGGGGAGGTCGGCAGCGGCAAGTCCACGCTCCTCAGGCTGCTGCTGCGGCTCGTGCCGGTGGGTGACGGGATGCTGTTTCTGGACGGCCGGGATATCAACCGCATCGCCCTGAACAGCCTGCGGCGCCTGATCGGATATGTGCCCCAGGAAGCCTTTCTCTTCTCCCGCAACATCCGGGAGAATATCGCCTATGGCCTGGCGGCGGGAGCCGAGGGGGCCATTATCGCCGACGCGGCGCGGCAGGCCGGGTTCCTGGAGGATGTGGGCAACTTTCACGACGGACTGGACACCATGGTGGGAGAAAAAGGCGTGATGTTGTCGGGCGGGCAGAAACAGCGGCTGTCCATCGCCCGGGCGCTGGCGACGGACCCGCGCATCCTGGTGCTGGACGACCCGCTTTCGGCCGTTGATGCCGGTCACGAGGAAGAGATCCTGGCGCAACTGGGGGTGTTCTACCGTAACAGGACCGTGGTGATCGTTTCGCACCGCCTGTCGGCTTTTCGCGATTGCGACCGGGTCGTTGTGCTGAAAAACGGCGGGATCGCCGAACAGGGAAGGCCTGCCGACCTGTTGGCGCAGGGTGGGCTGTATGCGCAGATGTATCGAAGCCAGCGTTTGCAGGAGGAACTGTTATAG
- a CDS encoding BamA/TamA family outer membrane protein gives MPGRSLIPFTFFLFLAVLLGGCTSYIPREKVPGIFASYTGNTPVKAVAIPLPVIASSPNEGITAGALTAFLFHNKNDEINALLAPQVNHNTNFGVTTSLYGAFYPTPDRNAEINLSQSTIINNDYEIKLHDKTFFDKHLELNLVTYLFNDGSARFFGFEAKSPKQRETNYTDAEIGFNLSVGYDIGRHFQVVLGERYRDVGIDPGAVKGIPYIKDQFSAGHVPGINGFATHSQRISLVYSTLDSATTPTFGGFAKVTFEPTFKALGGAADFRHYEAEAKGFFPLDDARYVSVFRLMYNQTLGKDVPFLEQSILGGETTLRGYGRNRFIDNSFLLCNLEERIRLFRWEIFNVTADWEVAPFVDLGAVMEAFDKARANNFEFNPGVGFRAIVRPNIIGRVDMGIGRDGPAIFVGLGYPF, from the coding sequence ATGCCAGGCAGAAGCCTGATTCCGTTTACATTTTTCCTGTTCCTTGCGGTGCTGCTCGGCGGCTGTACGAGCTATATCCCGCGGGAAAAGGTCCCCGGCATATTTGCGTCCTATACCGGCAACACCCCGGTCAAGGCGGTCGCCATACCGCTGCCGGTCATTGCCTCCAGCCCCAACGAGGGGATAACCGCCGGCGCGTTGACCGCATTCCTCTTCCACAACAAAAACGACGAGATCAACGCCCTCCTGGCCCCCCAGGTGAACCATAACACGAATTTCGGCGTCACCACGTCCCTGTACGGCGCATTTTATCCCACTCCCGACCGGAACGCCGAGATCAACCTCTCCCAATCCACCATCATCAACAACGATTACGAGATCAAACTCCACGATAAGACCTTTTTTGACAAGCATCTGGAATTGAACCTCGTGACCTATCTCTTCAACGACGGCTCCGCCCGTTTCTTCGGTTTCGAAGCCAAGAGCCCCAAACAACGGGAAACCAATTACACCGACGCGGAAATCGGTTTCAACCTGTCCGTAGGCTATGACATCGGTCGCCACTTCCAGGTGGTCCTGGGGGAACGGTACCGTGATGTCGGTATCGACCCGGGCGCGGTCAAGGGAATCCCCTATATCAAAGACCAGTTCAGCGCGGGGCACGTGCCGGGGATAAACGGATTCGCCACCCATTCCCAACGCATCTCCCTGGTCTACAGCACGCTGGACTCCGCCACCACTCCGACCTTCGGGGGTTTTGCCAAGGTCACCTTTGAGCCCACGTTCAAGGCTCTCGGCGGAGCAGCGGACTTCCGCCATTACGAGGCAGAAGCCAAGGGGTTCTTCCCCCTGGACGACGCCCGCTACGTCAGCGTCTTTCGCCTTATGTACAATCAGACCCTGGGGAAAGACGTTCCTTTCCTGGAACAGAGTATCCTGGGGGGGGAGACCACCCTGCGGGGGTATGGCCGGAACCGTTTCATCGACAACAGCTTCCTGCTCTGCAACCTTGAGGAACGAATCAGGCTTTTCCGCTGGGAGATATTCAACGTAACCGCAGATTGGGAGGTCGCCCCGTTCGTCGATCTGGGGGCGGTGATGGAGGCGTTTGACAAGGCCCGCGCCAACAATTTCGAGTTCAACCCCGGCGTCGGCTTCCGCGCCATTGTCCGGCCGAACATCATCGGCCGGGTCGATATGGGGATCGGCCGGGATGGCCCGGCCATATTCGTCGGCTTGGGCTACCCGTTTTAG
- a CDS encoding sensor histidine kinase: protein MKLNAKLVIIMLTLLVLAMLTLFILNQSAQDDLVREIQESSQEISKAVQMSIADLTSDAETSRLTDYLHNARDKGINEINIISNEGEIIDSSDPEKIGKKREVKKLEKGIRAVQRPIGGSLLSQRPYEVVVPVIVGDEQLGYVQINMLLDKIRDIQHANFIRRLFATSMVFVVGIALTIFLARRYTDPIHRLVDVFKRVSSGDLSVTITADSKDEIGDLATGFNTMVEKLREREVLEKRLYEAEHLSRVGQLASGIAHEIRNPLNYISLAIDHLRADMLPLCGERQEELEDLAGKIKEEVRRANYMVLNFMNYGRPLKLRRVLIPYEDILAKTLPLLNERLSEQRVVLEQRLAPGLPPLWVDQELLRNCIINFVSNAAQAMNEGGTIILGAARDEASGRVRLTFADQGKGISAEDLAKIFQPYFTTKDVGIGLGLAITERIIKEHGGEILVESRLGEGTTFTVTLPLQPEEPDNSTEQGAV, encoded by the coding sequence ATGAAGCTCAACGCCAAACTCGTCATTATCATGCTCACGCTGCTGGTGCTGGCCATGCTGACCCTCTTTATCCTCAACCAGTCCGCCCAGGACGACCTGGTGCGCGAGATCCAGGAAAGCTCCCAGGAGATCTCCAAAGCGGTCCAGATGAGTATCGCGGATCTTACCTCGGACGCGGAGACCTCCCGCCTCACCGATTATCTCCACAATGCCCGCGACAAGGGCATCAATGAAATCAACATCATCAGCAATGAAGGAGAGATCATCGACTCCTCCGACCCCGAGAAGATCGGCAAGAAGCGGGAGGTGAAGAAGCTGGAAAAGGGCATCCGGGCGGTCCAGCGCCCCATCGGCGGTTCCCTGCTTTCCCAGAGGCCCTATGAGGTGGTGGTTCCGGTCATCGTGGGCGATGAACAGCTTGGCTATGTGCAGATCAACATGCTGCTGGACAAGATTCGCGACATCCAGCATGCCAATTTCATCCGCCGCTTGTTTGCCACCAGCATGGTGTTCGTGGTCGGTATCGCCCTGACCATCTTTCTGGCGCGCCGTTATACGGACCCGATCCATCGGTTGGTCGATGTCTTCAAGCGGGTTTCGTCGGGGGATCTGTCGGTGACCATCACCGCCGACAGCAAGGATGAGATCGGCGATCTGGCCACCGGCTTCAATACCATGGTGGAGAAGCTGCGTGAACGCGAGGTGTTGGAAAAACGGCTCTATGAGGCCGAGCATCTCTCCCGTGTCGGCCAGTTGGCGTCGGGCATTGCCCATGAGATCCGTAACCCTCTGAACTATATAAGCCTTGCCATCGACCACTTGCGGGCCGACATGCTCCCCCTGTGCGGCGAGCGCCAGGAAGAATTGGAGGATCTGGCCGGCAAGATCAAGGAAGAGGTGCGCCGGGCCAACTATATGGTGCTCAACTTCATGAACTACGGGCGGCCGCTCAAGCTGCGCCGGGTGCTGATCCCCTATGAAGACATCCTGGCAAAGACCTTGCCGCTCCTGAACGAGCGGCTGTCGGAGCAGCGCGTCGTCCTGGAGCAGCGTCTTGCCCCCGGCCTGCCGCCCCTGTGGGTCGATCAGGAGTTGCTGCGCAACTGCATCATCAACTTCGTCAGCAATGCCGCCCAGGCCATGAATGAGGGGGGCACCATCATCCTGGGGGCTGCCAGGGACGAGGCGTCCGGGCGGGTGCGCTTGACCTTTGCCGATCAGGGCAAGGGGATCAGCGCGGAAGATCTTGCCAAGATATTCCAGCCCTATTTTACCACCAAAGATGTGGGCATCGGCCTGGGCCTGGCGATAACCGAGCGTATCATCAAGGAGCATGGCGGCGAAATTCTGGTGGAAAGCCGGCTTGGCGAAGGCACGACATTTACCGTGACGCTGCCGCTTCAGCCGGAGGAGCCGGACAATTCCACAGAACAGGGGGCCGTGTAG
- a CDS encoding sigma-54-dependent transcriptional regulator — protein sequence MAATQGSILIVDDEKGQREILTVILKKEGYDVADVPGVREALEQLDRREFDLIMTDLKMQGQSGLDLLEAIQAADPQQCVIIMTAHGTIDSAVEAMKKGAFDYLEKPLERDNLILTLRRAFERIGLVRENRVLLKRVEQIQTIPTILGEHPKMREVFRIVSKIAATNSTVLIVGESGTGKELVARAIHDGSQRRDKPFMAINCAAIPDSLIESELFGHEKGSFTGANAREIGIFEAANGGTVFLDEIGEMNVAMQAKLLRAIQEKEIRRVGGKVNIPLDVRILSATNKELEQETRRGNFREDLFYRLNVIRINLPPLRERGGDVKTLAEYFVKKYSQASGIGVEGISRPAFKLLMNYTWPGNVRQLESVIERSVLMAESNYIEPEDLPAEVTATSALGGGIPFELPPEGIAFEELEKGIIVKAMERADWVIGKAAPLLGMSYKTLQYRLEKFGIERPERRPKL from the coding sequence GTGGCTGCCACACAGGGAAGCATATTGATCGTCGATGACGAAAAGGGGCAGCGGGAGATTCTCACCGTTATCCTGAAGAAGGAGGGGTACGACGTCGCCGACGTACCCGGGGTGCGCGAGGCTTTGGAACAGTTGGACCGGCGGGAATTCGACCTGATCATGACCGACCTGAAGATGCAGGGGCAGAGCGGCCTTGATCTCCTGGAGGCGATTCAGGCCGCCGATCCACAGCAGTGTGTCATCATTATGACGGCGCATGGGACCATTGACTCGGCGGTGGAGGCCATGAAGAAGGGGGCCTTCGATTATCTGGAAAAACCGCTGGAACGGGACAACCTGATCCTCACCTTGCGTCGGGCCTTCGAACGCATCGGGCTGGTCCGGGAGAACCGGGTCCTGCTGAAGCGGGTCGAGCAGATTCAGACCATCCCCACGATCCTGGGCGAACATCCGAAGATGCGGGAGGTCTTCCGCATTGTGAGCAAGATCGCCGCGACCAATTCCACGGTGTTGATCGTGGGCGAATCGGGCACCGGCAAGGAGTTGGTCGCCCGGGCCATTCACGACGGCAGCCAACGGCGGGACAAGCCGTTTATGGCCATCAACTGCGCGGCAATACCCGACTCCCTGATTGAAAGTGAACTTTTCGGCCATGAAAAGGGGAGCTTTACCGGGGCCAACGCCCGCGAGATCGGCATCTTCGAGGCGGCCAACGGCGGCACGGTGTTCCTGGACGAGATCGGCGAGATGAATGTGGCCATGCAGGCCAAGCTGCTGCGGGCCATCCAGGAAAAGGAGATTCGCCGGGTGGGGGGCAAGGTCAACATACCGCTGGATGTGCGCATCCTTTCCGCCACCAACAAGGAGTTGGAACAGGAGACCAGACGGGGCAACTTCCGCGAGGATCTTTTTTACCGCCTCAATGTGATCCGCATCAATCTGCCCCCGTTGCGCGAACGGGGCGGCGATGTCAAAACTTTGGCAGAATATTTCGTGAAAAAGTACAGCCAAGCCTCCGGCATAGGGGTGGAGGGCATTTCCCGGCCGGCATTCAAATTGCTTATGAATTACACGTGGCCCGGCAACGTGCGCCAGTTGGAGTCGGTCATCGAGCGTTCCGTGTTGATGGCGGAGAGCAATTACATCGAGCCGGAAGACCTGCCGGCCGAGGTGACCGCGACATCTGCCCTGGGCGGCGGCATCCCCTTTGAGCTGCCGCCGGAGGGGATCGCCTTCGAGGAACTGGAAAAGGGGATCATCGTCAAGGCCATGGAGCGGGCCGATTGGGTGATCGGCAAGGCGGCTCCGCTTTTGGGGATGAGCTACAAGACCCTCCAGTACCGCCTGGAGAAGTTCGGCATCGAGAGACCCGAGCGCCGCCCGAAACTATAG
- a CDS encoding tetratricopeptide repeat protein has product MPSHQNAAIITSQTIHALGMTLLQAGKADEAAFQFRKALSLAPGFTDAYLCLGHCLHLAGRFDEALEVYDRALRIAPDSAPVWNNRGNALLELCRYNDAAESYSRTLELAPGFHDARVALGTCYQALGQFAKAQAACEAVLRVEPNHAEAHWNRALLLLLHGDYHEGWREYEWRWLKRNFTSPLRDFAQPRWQGEPIGGKTLLIHAEQGFGDTLQFCRYVPLVAALGARVVFECHPPLAPLMNMAGVRAVPMGEPLPPFDLHVPLLSLPMLFGTRVETIPAEVPYLTPPAARLPFWRGLVPNEGRLKVGLCWAGKSYPDPGRSCPPELLAPLAAVEPISWYSLQFGREGALPLPMADPTGHVGDFGDTAALITQLDLVITVDTAVAHLAGALGKPAWVMLPHAPDWRWMTGREDSPWYPSLRLFRQARPGSWREAVQRVAHALESRARSARLAPAG; this is encoded by the coding sequence ATGCCAAGCCACCAGAACGCAGCAATCATAACCTCCCAGACTATCCACGCGCTCGGCATGACGCTGTTGCAGGCGGGCAAGGCCGACGAGGCGGCCTTCCAGTTCAGGAAGGCGCTCAGCCTGGCGCCCGGCTTTACGGACGCCTACCTCTGTCTGGGGCATTGTCTTCACCTTGCAGGAAGGTTCGATGAAGCCCTCGAGGTGTATGACCGGGCGTTGCGGATTGCCCCGGATAGTGCCCCTGTCTGGAACAACCGGGGTAATGCGCTCTTGGAGCTGTGCCGGTATAACGATGCGGCAGAAAGTTATTCCCGGACCCTGGAGCTGGCCCCTGGCTTCCACGACGCCCGAGTGGCGCTGGGCACCTGCTATCAGGCCTTGGGGCAGTTCGCAAAGGCGCAGGCTGCCTGCGAGGCTGTTTTGCGGGTAGAGCCCAACCACGCCGAAGCCCACTGGAACCGCGCCCTGCTGCTCCTCCTGCATGGCGATTACCACGAGGGGTGGCGGGAGTACGAATGGCGCTGGCTGAAACGCAACTTTACGTCGCCGCTGCGGGATTTTGCCCAGCCCCGCTGGCAAGGTGAGCCCATTGGCGGCAAGACCCTTCTGATCCATGCCGAACAGGGATTTGGCGATACGCTCCAATTCTGCCGCTACGTCCCGCTGGTGGCTGCCCTCGGCGCCCGGGTCGTCTTCGAGTGCCACCCGCCGTTGGCGCCGCTGATGAATATGGCGGGGGTGCGGGCGGTCCCCATGGGTGAGCCGCTTCCCCCCTTTGATCTGCACGTGCCGCTCCTCAGCCTGCCGATGCTCTTTGGAACGAGGGTGGAGACCATTCCCGCGGAGGTCCCCTATCTGACGCCCCCTGCGGCTCGTCTCCCTTTCTGGCGCGGTCTCGTTCCAAACGAGGGACGCTTGAAGGTCGGCCTCTGCTGGGCTGGCAAGTCGTATCCCGATCCCGGCCGGAGCTGCCCGCCGGAGTTACTGGCACCCTTGGCGGCAGTAGAACCGATCTCCTGGTATTCGCTTCAGTTCGGCCGGGAGGGGGCGTTGCCGTTGCCGATGGCCGATCCAACGGGCCATGTCGGGGATTTCGGCGATACCGCCGCCCTGATTACCCAACTCGACCTGGTCATCACCGTGGATACGGCCGTGGCGCACCTGGCAGGGGCTTTGGGAAAGCCCGCCTGGGTCATGCTGCCCCATGCCCCGGACTGGCGCTGGATGACAGGGCGGGAGGACTCTCCCTGGTATCCGTCGCTGCGCCTTTTCCGTCAGGCGAGGCCTGGTTCGTGGCGGGAGGCCGTCCAACGGGTGGCACATGCCCTGGAGAGCCGGGCAAGGTCGGCTCGTCTTGCTCCCGCAGGCTGA
- a CDS encoding tetratricopeptide repeat protein translates to MSSSTSDYTVSFDLTSIYQNVQDQRTQLAQYAIMQAATYMQNNKTDQAVAAFKKALGLDPQNTTAYNYLGQIYMSQGKNADAVKAFQQIIRIQSNAATADSSSTAPTLADAHISLGNAYLQNKQYTQSEKEYKTAARLNPQNPVAVYTLGQQYITQNRLSEAEAQFKKVQKLSPKDGNVYYALGQVYNKEGKYDEAATNLEKSLTLKTKFPSANYELGVAYNGLGRTADAKNQLSILKNTDTTLASQLQFLINKPQMVAINTTAPGAFNDILGPSTPLWYLDSSLTAPNSSKTYSVTISFTNAMDVSSITNPQNWSISRSNSTAGGFYNNMMPVSAKDVTILNTPQSITYNPLTNEATVNFRISQNAAGTAVIDPSHIVFKFNGKDASGRSMDQTADEVDGASTTPF, encoded by the coding sequence ATGAGTTCTTCAACTTCTGATTACACCGTTTCCTTTGATCTGACATCCATCTATCAAAATGTGCAGGATCAGCGCACACAGTTGGCTCAGTACGCCATCATGCAGGCGGCGACCTATATGCAGAACAACAAAACAGACCAGGCGGTCGCGGCCTTCAAGAAGGCCTTGGGCCTGGATCCACAGAACACCACCGCGTACAACTATTTAGGCCAGATATACATGTCCCAGGGAAAGAATGCCGATGCCGTCAAGGCGTTCCAGCAGATCATACGGATACAATCCAATGCCGCGACCGCAGACAGTTCGTCCACCGCGCCGACGTTGGCGGACGCCCATATCAGCCTGGGAAACGCCTATTTGCAGAATAAACAGTACACCCAGTCCGAGAAGGAATATAAAACAGCTGCGCGGTTGAATCCTCAAAATCCGGTTGCCGTTTACACCTTGGGGCAACAATATATCACACAAAATCGCCTCAGCGAGGCGGAAGCGCAATTTAAGAAGGTGCAGAAGTTATCCCCCAAGGATGGCAATGTCTACTATGCCCTGGGACAGGTTTACAACAAGGAGGGGAAATACGACGAGGCAGCAACAAATCTGGAGAAATCCCTTACCCTGAAAACAAAGTTTCCGTCTGCCAACTATGAACTCGGCGTGGCCTACAACGGGTTGGGCAGGACTGCCGACGCCAAGAACCAGCTGTCCATTCTGAAGAACACGGATACCACCCTGGCTTCACAGCTGCAGTTTCTCATCAACAAGCCGCAGATGGTCGCTATCAACACCACCGCCCCCGGAGCATTCAACGACATCCTGGGGCCGAGTACCCCCCTCTGGTATCTTGATTCGTCTCTGACCGCGCCCAACAGTTCAAAGACCTATTCGGTAACCATCAGCTTCACCAATGCCATGGACGTGTCCTCCATCACCAACCCGCAAAACTGGTCGATTTCACGCTCGAACAGCACGGCAGGGGGCTTCTACAATAACATGATGCCGGTAAGCGCCAAGGACGTCACAATCCTGAATACCCCTCAGTCGATCACCTATAACCCCCTCACCAACGAGGCGACCGTGAATTTCCGCATCAGCCAGAATGCAGCAGGTACTGCGGTAATCGACCCGTCCCATATCGTCTTCAAGTTCAACGGGAAAGACGCAAGCGGTCGGAGCATGGATCAGACTGCGGACGAGGTCGACGGAGCCAGCACCACCCCGTTCTAA